The genomic region GTCTTCAGGATTATTATTATCCTATTGAAACTCTTAGTATGCTGGTGTATACCAAGCTATTAATCAAGTTGTAAAACCCTAGAAgttcagtttaaaagtttaaaatcgTAGTCATTTTAAGAATGAAGTCATttacctgtgcaataatcatgctgtctaatcagcatgcAAAGAAGAAGCTGCAAagaagaagtgctcactaacacagatttagacagatttgagaacaatatttgaaagaaataggccttttgtctacatagaaaaagtcttagatgtCTTGAGTTCAGCTCCTGAAAAATGGGGGCAGAAataagtgttgtgtttataattttgttcagtgtatatactGTTCGTTTTAATCCCCTGGAACACACAACAAACATGATGATCTAGAACATGATGCATTGTTGTGTCtgtcataattaaataattttggaGACTCATTTATTTTGGAGACTCATTTAACGTATACATTAATATAAGACAATACTGCAAAAACACTACTGTCAAGCTGTTACGTATTTATTGACCAACATTCAttatttctgtcattaatttaatttcatatgtTGGTATTAATTCAGTGTTTATAATGCTAatacttaaacttaaaataatttcaaCCGAAACTGACATGGAGCAAGGGTTTGGTGACAAAAGGGAAGACTTAAACACAAAGTCTGTCAAATAAACTGTTAAAAAGTGTTGATGATCTCTAGTCTAGTGATGGTATGTTATAGTTTCATCATTCAGGGTGTATTTCAGCtttaatgtaggttttttttaaacaatgcagcTGATATTTGTCATAGTGACAGCTAGAAGCTAGTGGACGGCAGAATGCTGGAAGTACACGGCTTCTGCTTTCACTTCTTTTCACTAGAAGTTCtttgtataattattaataaagtgTAATTACACAGtgtaggattgtgggatatcaaaagCAGTGAAGTTTACATCCATGCCTCCCTTAAGATATCGATCAGATGAAGGTGTCTCAGTGGACTGGATGTGACACGATCCCTGGACTCTCATTGGGCTTTTGTCTGTGGAGCCAACGTTCTTCAGCTTGATGCAGTCTAACATCTTCCTCTAAACACTCTTAAACATAAAGGCTTGTGAAGAacatttttccactataaagatcCTTCTGTGCAATGTAAAGGGTTCATGGACCTGAAAGGATCtttatggaaccatcaatgccaacaaACAACCTTTATTGTTAAGAGTGCACTACATGAGCCTGTCCACTAGAGAGAGTTTATAACACGCACAGAGAGCCTTCGCCTGAGATTCTGGAGCTCTGCTCAGAGTTCAACTCCTGTAATCAAACGGTTATAATAATCCCCTCTAGATGTTCAGGTTTACTGAACATTACAGACAGGTGTTGGAGCCGGGATCTTGATCTGATTCTGTTCGATCCTCTACTCAGTCACTCCTCTACACTACAATCACATTCATATTTGAGTCTAACACCCATCACAATCAGATCCAAAAATCAATCACGATCCAGTCAACAATGGATGAACAGAACCAAGACCTGCCCTACATTGTCCTTTTTCGTTAATACAATGCAAAACAATAAGAAATCCATAAgagtataattattaattattaataatattcatcgtctggctgactatgtcttgtattcatttttctaaaaatcctgtcatacgtgcacaaactgacagtaaccacttataagctactactgaatattgtagaaacataattttctgtaaagctgctttgtaacgatttgtattgtaaaaagcgctatacaaataaacttgaattgaattgaactaatTATTGTACCTTAATTGATCTAAAAGCAGAAAGAGATTTAACTGTGATTTTCTGTTGTTACGATCAGTTTAACTGGTAAGATCCTCAGAGGGGAAGTTGTGCAGCGATTATATAAGAAAGGAAAGACCGTCTCTGTGAAGGTTGTTGTGAATGAGCAGAGACAGATGTTAGTTTGAGGATCAGAGAAGGACACCTTTCCTCTGTCACAGTCCAGCTGAACTCTCACACGCTGAGGCTTCTCTTTAACTGTGAAGCGAGTCGAGGGTTTATCTGGGGATTTTGAGCAGTATTTACTGTTCATGTACCACACAAGCCAGACATTAGAGTTAAAGAAAACCTCTCCCTTCCTTTGGTTTGATGCTGTGGTTATTCCAACAGTCCAGTATGTATTATCTCCAACCTCCACATCCCAGCAGTGTGTTCCTGAGTTAAAGCCCTCAGATCCCAGAAAACATGGATACATCTCAATCCTCTCTGGATTATCAGGAAGATTTTGACATAAATCACTGTACGATACACTGGTCAGATCAGAAGAGAGAGTGAGCCAAGGATGTGCTGTGTTTGGATCTAGAGTCAAAGGAGCTGCAAAGAGAATTAAATCAGATTAGATGATAAAATATAATGGGATTAGAAATACAAACCTATTTACATAAACACCTTGAGGAACAAACTGTTTTGTAGTCATTATGAGTTTGCAGTATGATCTTATGAAATACAGTTCAAATTCATAACAAATTTCATAGTACTTACAGTGATTATTAGATGTATATCTATCAAATGTTTATCAGTCTGTCTTTGTTTATATCTGCAGTATTTAATCGTCTGTACTGGTTCTAGAGACTCACTGTGTTGGAGAGTTTCCTgcatcttcctccagactctaaaGCGCAGGTTACTCAAGTAATGTGGCACATGAATCAAAGCTCCAGAACTCATCTGTGGATCCGGCTGAGATGGGATCCGGAGTCTGGAAGAACATTCAGGATCAGAACTGCACTGGACTTGAGTTCAGATCCACTGAGAGAAGAAACTTACATTTCCATCATCATGCTGAAGTTCTGGAAAACACAGAGTTTGAAAGACATTTTAATATCTCATCAAACACTCATAACAGGTTTCCTTCCATGCAGAATTTGATCATTGGTTGAGTTAATGATTGTTGTTTTGTGTTCAGTGGTCACCTTCAGAAAGCAGGCATCGCTGTCCTTCATCATCTCCTCCGTGTCTTTGATTGTGTGTGAAAGAGCAGAGATGTGTCTGTTCATCTCCTCCAGCTTCTCCTTCATCATCTGCTGcttctgctcctcttcctccctcAGTGCAGTGATTGTAGCTTCTTCTTCATCTCTGAGAAACTGATGAAGCTTCTCAAACTCCTCTTTAATCTGACGCTCGGTGTGCTCAGCTTGAGACTGAAAtcacatcacattcacttcagtCAGCTCTGCATTAACACTCACTCCACTAATGTCCATCATAAACTCTGTGAATGTTTGAGTCTTTACTCGATATCCTCACCTTGATGTGTTCAACAGTTTTATCACACTCTGCTTTCATTTCTTCTGCATGTTTGAGCTTGTTTTGTAAAGATGTCAGAGCTGTATTCACTTCCTCCTACAAGTTAAGAAGCAAATCTGTTAAACTTTAAGTAATGTAAactgtttttggattttttttcatatgatttgctaaatgtatttatattttgtaaaagtcATACATTCTtgtgtcaaaacaatatttgatcaataaaaatgATCCAAGCTTGGCAATGCTTAGTGAGCTTCTATTTGATCCGTGACTTAATGTCAGAAGGTTAAAATTTTTGCTTTCAAGAAGGAAATGAATGAATGGGGATAAACAGAAGGTGAAGGACTAAAGACAAATTCTGCAGTTTCTCAGAAATTCTGtgaaatatttcagaaatgtGTCTGACCTTGTGAGATGAGATCACTTCACCGATGGGTCTGAATGTGTGACTGACATGTTTCTCTGAGTCTCTGCACACTAAACACACCGGCTGTTTGTCCTCCAGACAGAAGAGTTTGAGTTTCTCACTGTGTAAACTGCAGATCTTCTCAGATCCTGATGAACGCCTCTCGTTTCGCTCCTTTATCAGTGAATCACACAAGTTTTTTAATGCTAGATTACGTGGAGGATGTTCTTTTGAGGATCTTCTTCTGCAGACGGGACACTCCTGAGTTTTCTTGGTTCTCCAGAACTGTTGAAGACACTCTTTACAGAAACTGTGACTGCAGGACAGAAGAACAGGATCCTTGAAGATTTCACAGCACACAGGACAAGAAAGCTCTTCCACAGATTTGGAATCCATTTTCTCTTCTCCTTCtacaatttactttcactttctgaaCTTTACTTTGAAAAGTAAATAGGCTAACAATTATAACTACAATCAAAATCTATTTTGTGCAAAAGCTTCTCAAAGTAATCCTCATTTATCGTGTCCTCCTTTGATGCACAGCACTAGTTTTAGCTTTCAGTAAAGAAGAAATAATAACTAGTCATTTCCTGGTTAAAGGCTTTGTGAGGGAGGAGTGTCTGATTAGACTTTGCTCCATTTGAACAGACActgaatgtatacatttattttaactttctCCTGGACTCAGTAAACTGGAAAATAATAATGGCtcctatgctttttttttatctacatacACACTAACTacattttcaaacaaacaaatgtatttgATCAGGCGGTTGGTTTGGACTTTCTTTTTTGCTGTAAAGACCGTAAAGACAGTTTTGATCAGGCAGTATTTTAGACAGCTGACGCAAAGGTCCTCACAGCGCATGTGACGCATACTGCGCGCGGGAGCTGCTGTGAAGTACTGTACGTAAgttttcattgtgtgtgtgtttgtttttcccctCATATATTGAGtgttttatttcacattatttattgTATTCCATCTGCATGACTTAGAATTATAGTAATAACACGGGCGATGTGATTGAGCAGAAGAGGACATCCAGCCAACTTCATGCGACGAGCTGTCAGCTACGAACGTTAGCTGAAGATAAACCAGAGCGGTGTTTATGATATTCATTTTATCGTTTTAAGAAAACCAACAATACTACCGGTAAATATTAATTTCCAAAGAAGCACATAAGCTGCTCTACTGCTTTAGTTTGTTAACAGTTGGTTGTAATAGCGTTGTATGACTGAATAATGTAAAAGAGGctagtttagcagcaaacattgGTAACGTCTGTTATTAGCATAAACATTCAGTATGATTCATCATATTCTTAAAGCCTAGAGACAGTAATTTGGGACGTTGCGTCATGATAGTGGGCTAACTACGTCACATGGGTTTTAAACTAATGACAACATTAGGCTGGACTGCACACATCTACAGTAACCTTACTGTAGTCTAATCTCTAGACACAACCACAATCAATTTGTTTTTATCTTAAATAGTAATTTCTTTgacattcattttttatataatataaatgagtgTTTGTGCTTGTGCACTCTTAGCTGCTCACTATTCTTGAAATTAAGGAAAATAAATTCAAGGGATTTGCAATTAAATCATGACAGTTGTTTATGACCAATACTTTGTATTTCTCTCATGGTTTGCAGCACTATGGCGTTTAACTTCGGTCAAACGGGGACGGGAGGCTTCGCCTTCGGAGCCCCTAAAACCACCGCTGCACCCCCCACAGGCTTCGGGCTGCAGACCAGCGCTCCTGCAGGGGGCGGCTTCTCTTTCGGGGCCAGTCAACCCCAGACGCAGACCCCAGGGAACCCACAGACGTCTCAGCTCGCAGGACTCCTCGCACAGCCAACACAGAACAGTGGAAGCACACAGGGAGGATTCAGCTTCGGGGGCCAGCCTCAGAGCACCGCCCCGAGTGGAGGCTTCTCTTTCGGGTGAGGGTTTATCTGGAGCAAATCTATGgttatctttgtttttttaatgttaggCTAAAATCGTGGCATGTGAGATCTGCATTAGTGAATCATTACAAGACAAATTaggaaaaaatacacaaaaaaaataggCACTGTATATGATTAATGTTGACCATTTACAGTAGTCAAGCAAAGTAGAAAGCTAGTTGATCAATACGAGTTTCAGGAAGCTGCTTTCATTCCTGCTTTTGGACATTAGCTGTGTTCCTGATTGATTTCAAAGTGAACCTTATAAATGCCTAAtatttctttctgtttgtctAATGCTCTGTCAGGCTCTCTTTAATGTGTAAGTGCCTTTAATTGTAGAGTTCATCAGTTTTGTAAAGATGACTTGGCTGAGGCTCATCCGGAGTCGTTTAGATCCGTTGTATTACTGAAAGGTGACCGTGGAACAGATGTCTGTTGTATTTGAGCAGTCTGCTCCTGTCTCTGTGTCCAGTGCCTCTCTTCCGAAACTCGGCACACCTGCAGTATCTCAGCCTGCGACCACAAGTGTGACTCTGGGGGCTTCGACTGCCGGGACAGGCTTCAGTTTCGGAGGTCTCTCCACTCAGACCACTGCAGCCCAGCAGCCTTTGGGTGGGTTCAGCTTCGGGACGCCCAAAGTTCAAGCCTCCTCCACTGCCCCAGCACAGCCCACCCCTTCGCTCTCACTCGGGGCTCAACCCACAGGTAACACTGACCATCAGCTCCTGATCTCCAGCTCTCTGATCTCTTAATGCACCTGCCATGTGACCCTGCCAGACAAACTTCCTGTTTCGATTGAATATATCCacacatattaaaaaatatatatattttaacaggatcTTGAAAATTAATTTGGAGTTTGATTAGTTTGGTGATTAATCATGATTGTCTTGCACATtgagtcagtaaagccggttctgtgattagtagtaaatctccatcacctgcaaaATCACTCGTAATCACAGACGATATAATCTTAGGACTATGAAATTGACAAAATTGTTCACGAAAATGACATCAGTTTGCgtatcttctcagtgaactaaggctctgtgtagtaaatgctgctccatctgagagcatgtgagaataccacatttaataacatgctTTTACTTCAATCTAGTGTTTGAAATAAacccttctgtgagatgatgtgacttcttacacagaataattaaggcacacaatatttcattgtattcCAAGCAGTGATAATagcatttcattatatatattttattatgatgaaaattataataagagGAACTCCGATAAACCATATTGTTgtagtcgtgtgtttattagtcacgctgaatcaatgaaagcagttaaatattCAGGTGCAGCGATAGGGATTTACTAGGTTTCTTTTTTGGGTATACTTGGATTTTCTGGTGTTCAGATGCAGATTTACTACTGGTCACAGAatcgtgcttcactgaaagatacgctTGACAATCACAGCTTCTGTTGAATTGCCTTTGCGATTTACACAATGTCACACTGGTCCTTTTAGAAGGAAATATGCAGAGGACAAGGGAATATTGTTGCGCTCAGATGAAGGCTGGTTGTAAGTCCAGGTGCATGAAAACCAGTAAAATGTAGAAGAGACTGTTGATGGTtcgcactctgaaaaactagacaaAGTCTTTAACAAAAAGAATCAATCAGTTTATTAGAGCAAGAGCAGACGTTTCAGCCATCCAGCTATTCTCAATGCTCATAAT from Carassius carassius chromosome 29, fCarCar2.1, whole genome shotgun sequence harbors:
- the LOC132110009 gene encoding nuclear factor 7, brain-like isoform X1, which produces MDSKSVEELSCPVCCEIFKDPVLLSCSHSFCKECLQQFWRTKKTQECPVCRRRSSKEHPPRNLALKNLCDSLIKERNERRSSGSEKICSLHSEKLKLFCLEDKQPVCLVCRDSEKHVSHTFRPIGEVISSHKEEVNTALTSLQNKLKHAEEMKAECDKTVEHIKSQAEHTERQIKEEFEKLHQFLRDEEEATITALREEEEQKQQMMKEKLEEMNRHISALSHTIKDTEEMMKDSDACFLKNFSMMMEILRIPSQPDPQMSSGALIHVPHYLSNLRFRVWRKMQETLQHTPLTLDPNTAHPWLTLSSDLTSVSYSDLCQNLPDNPERIEMYPCFLGSEGFNSGTHCWDVEVGDNTYWTVGITTASNQRKGEVFFNSNVWLVWYMNSKYCSKSPDKPSTRFTVKEKPQRVRVQLDCDRGKVSFSDPQTNICLCSFTTTFTETVFPFLYNRCTTSPLRILPVKLIVTTENHS
- the LOC132110009 gene encoding nuclear factor 7, brain-like isoform X2, with amino-acid sequence MDSKSVEELSCPVCCEIFKDPVLLSCSHSFCKECLQQFWRTKKTQECPVCRRRSSKEHPPRNLALKNLCDSLIKERNERRSSGSEKICSLHSEKLKLFCLEDKQPVCLVCRDSEKHVSHTFRPIGEVISSHKEEVNTALTSLQNKLKHAEEMKAECDKTVEHIKSQAEHTERQIKEEFEKLHQFLRDEEEATITALREEEEQKQQMMKEKLEEMNRHISALSHTIKDTEEMMKDSDACFLKCSSDPECSSRLRIPSQPDPQMSSGALIHVPHYLSNLRFRVWRKMQETLQHTPLTLDPNTAHPWLTLSSDLTSVSYSDLCQNLPDNPERIEMYPCFLGSEGFNSGTHCWDVEVGDNTYWTVGITTASNQRKGEVFFNSNVWLVWYMNSKYCSKSPDKPSTRFTVKEKPQRVRVQLDCDRGKVSFSDPQTNICLCSFTTTFTETVFPFLYNRCTTSPLRILPVKLIVTTENHS